In Zunongwangia profunda SM-A87, the following proteins share a genomic window:
- a CDS encoding DUF4136 domain-containing protein, with protein MKTNQFLGLVVFSLLFVYCGSQVKTTNPKEKDLTNYRTYAYLPNTGFNTAKMESNQDINKVVLETVNRNMKNAGYALDTENPDLLVLINSTTSIEQNQHTDAAYASYPYDPGVTAVSPLYSNYFYPGFANFGPITGYDVNTYQYQEGAVDINLVDSKTKELVWSGQTSGAIVNAANLKAQEELINQIFSEFPIFQDKSNK; from the coding sequence ATGAAAACCAACCAATTTTTAGGGCTTGTTGTTTTTAGCCTTTTATTTGTTTATTGTGGTAGCCAGGTAAAAACCACTAATCCTAAGGAAAAAGATCTGACTAATTATCGAACTTATGCTTATTTGCCGAATACCGGTTTTAATACTGCTAAAATGGAGAGTAATCAAGATATTAATAAAGTAGTACTGGAAACGGTAAATAGGAATATGAAAAATGCAGGGTATGCATTGGATACTGAAAATCCCGACTTACTTGTTCTTATCAATTCGACCACAAGTATTGAACAAAATCAACACACTGATGCAGCGTATGCTTCATACCCTTACGACCCAGGGGTGACCGCCGTAAGTCCGCTATATAGTAATTACTTTTATCCCGGTTTTGCTAACTTCGGGCCAATTACAGGTTACGATGTAAATACATATCAATATCAGGAAGGAGCTGTTGATATTAATTTGGTAGATAGTAAAACCAAAGAGTTAGTGTGGAGTGGGCAAACTTCAGGAGCAATAGTTAACGCAGCAAATCTTAAAGCGCAGGAAGAACTTATAAATCAAATTTTTAGTGAGTTTCCTATATTTCAGGATAAGTCAAATAAATAA
- the purL gene encoding phosphoribosylformylglycinamidine synthase yields the protein MILFFGTQTNKVYAVQTDKQLLAEDISKLNWLFGGAQKYNESALADFFVGPRAAMITPWSTNAVEITQNMGIDGIFRIEEFYKIDELFTDFDPMLSQKYSELNQDIFKIDIEPEAIKEIEDIAAYNQQEGLALNTEEVAYLQGLAEKLGRKLTDSEVFGFSQVNSEHCRHKIFNGTFVIDGEEKPSSLFKMIRKTSEENPNEIVSAYKDNVAFIKGPKLEQFAPKSADKPDYYQNTEYDSVISLKAETHNFPTTVEPFNGAATGSGGEIRDRLAGGKGSLPLAGTAVYMTSYSRLAEDRPWEKAMDERKWLYQTPMDILIKASNGASDFGNKFGQPLIVGSVLTFEHEEHGRKLGYDKVIMQAGGVGYGKASQAKKDIPKKGDKIVILGGENYRIGMGGAAVSSADTGEFSSGIELNAIQRSNPEMQKRAANAVRGMVEAEDNPIVSIHDHGAGGHLNCLSELVEDTGGDIDLDKLPVGDPTLSAKEVIGNESQERMGLVIGEKDIDTLRRVADRERSPMYDVGDVTGSHRFTFEGKESGKKPMDLDLSDMFGSSPKTIMNDKTITRNYDKLVYSSSNIQEYLKQVLQLEAVACKDWLTNKVDRCVSGRVAKQQTAGPLQLPLNNVGVMALDYKGKDGVATSIGHSPISALVDPVAGSKNSIAEALTNIVWAPLEKGLKSVSLSANWMWPCNNEGEDARLYEAVQGVSDFAISLGINVPTGKDSLSMKQKYKDGDVLSPGTVIISAAGHCDDISKVVEPVLQKNAGAIYYMNLSQDSLKLGGSSFAQILNKVGDEVPTIKDDKKFSEAFYNLQGLIKKDMIAAGHDVASGGLITTLLEMCFADQELGANIDLSTLGESDLVKLLFNENSSVVFQAFDDTAEKVLAENGIEYFKIGEVSENGILTIKNREETLNFDIAELRDIWYKSSFLLDQKQSGKEKAAERYNNYKNQPLSYKFPTNFSGKLPEIDQNKPKIKAAIIREKGSNSEREMARAMHLAGFDVKDVHMTDLISGRETLEDIQFIAAVGGFSNSDVLGSAKGWAGAFLYNEKAKTALDNFFRRENTLSLGVCNGCQLFIELGLINPDHEEKPKMLHNDSHKFECNFTSVEIAQNISVMLGNLAGSKLGIWAAHGEGKFSFPYPEDKYNIVGKYGFEGYPANPNGSDFNTAMLTDDSGRHLVMMPHLERSTFSWNWAYYPKDRKDDKVTPWLSAFENARKWLENK from the coding sequence ATGATCCTATTCTTCGGAACTCAAACCAATAAGGTTTATGCCGTGCAAACGGACAAACAGCTTTTAGCTGAAGATATTTCTAAATTAAACTGGCTTTTTGGAGGCGCGCAAAAATATAACGAATCTGCTTTGGCAGATTTTTTTGTTGGGCCACGTGCTGCGATGATCACTCCATGGAGTACCAACGCGGTAGAGATTACCCAAAATATGGGCATTGACGGTATTTTTAGAATTGAAGAATTCTATAAAATCGATGAGCTTTTTACCGATTTTGATCCTATGCTGTCTCAAAAATATTCTGAATTAAATCAGGATATTTTTAAAATTGACATTGAGCCTGAAGCTATTAAAGAAATTGAAGATATTGCAGCCTACAACCAGCAGGAAGGTTTAGCTTTAAATACTGAAGAAGTTGCCTATTTACAGGGACTAGCTGAGAAATTAGGTCGAAAATTAACCGACTCTGAGGTTTTTGGTTTTTCACAGGTAAATTCTGAACACTGTAGGCATAAAATCTTTAACGGAACTTTTGTTATTGATGGAGAAGAAAAACCTTCTTCCTTATTTAAAATGATCCGAAAAACTTCCGAAGAAAATCCTAACGAAATTGTTTCAGCTTATAAAGATAATGTAGCTTTTATAAAAGGTCCAAAATTAGAACAATTTGCACCAAAATCTGCCGATAAGCCAGACTACTATCAAAATACAGAATATGATTCTGTAATCTCTTTAAAAGCTGAAACGCATAATTTCCCTACTACAGTAGAGCCTTTTAATGGAGCGGCTACCGGTAGTGGTGGCGAAATCAGGGATCGTTTGGCCGGTGGTAAAGGTTCGCTGCCTTTAGCCGGAACTGCGGTATATATGACATCCTATAGCCGTTTAGCAGAAGACCGTCCATGGGAAAAAGCGATGGACGAGCGTAAATGGTTATATCAAACCCCAATGGATATTTTGATAAAAGCCTCTAATGGAGCTTCAGATTTTGGAAACAAGTTTGGCCAGCCACTAATTGTTGGATCTGTACTTACTTTTGAACATGAAGAGCACGGCAGAAAATTGGGATACGATAAAGTAATCATGCAAGCCGGTGGCGTTGGTTACGGTAAAGCAAGTCAGGCAAAAAAAGATATTCCAAAGAAAGGCGATAAAATCGTCATTTTGGGAGGTGAAAATTATAGAATCGGGATGGGTGGTGCCGCTGTTTCTTCTGCTGATACAGGAGAATTCAGTAGCGGAATCGAATTAAATGCCATTCAACGTTCGAATCCCGAAATGCAAAAACGTGCGGCTAATGCCGTACGTGGAATGGTGGAAGCTGAGGATAATCCAATTGTTTCTATTCATGATCATGGTGCCGGCGGACACTTAAACTGTTTAAGTGAATTAGTTGAGGATACCGGAGGTGATATTGATCTTGATAAGCTACCTGTGGGCGATCCAACTCTTTCTGCAAAAGAAGTTATTGGTAACGAATCCCAGGAACGTATGGGATTGGTAATAGGAGAGAAAGATATTGATACGCTTAGACGTGTTGCCGATAGAGAACGTTCACCAATGTATGATGTGGGTGATGTTACAGGTTCTCATCGTTTTACTTTTGAAGGTAAAGAGAGTGGTAAAAAACCAATGGATTTGGACCTTTCAGATATGTTTGGAAGTTCTCCAAAAACTATTATGAACGATAAAACGATTACCAGAAACTATGATAAACTGGTATACTCGTCTTCCAATATTCAGGAATATTTAAAGCAAGTTTTACAGTTGGAGGCCGTTGCTTGTAAAGACTGGTTAACCAACAAAGTAGATCGTTGCGTTTCAGGTAGGGTAGCAAAACAACAAACCGCAGGGCCTTTACAATTACCTTTAAACAATGTTGGGGTAATGGCATTGGATTATAAAGGTAAAGATGGAGTGGCAACTTCTATAGGCCACTCCCCTATATCGGCCTTGGTAGATCCTGTAGCTGGTTCTAAAAATTCTATTGCTGAAGCACTTACTAACATCGTTTGGGCTCCGCTTGAAAAAGGCTTAAAATCGGTTTCCTTATCCGCTAACTGGATGTGGCCTTGTAACAACGAAGGGGAAGATGCCAGACTTTATGAAGCGGTACAGGGTGTGTCGGATTTTGCCATCAGCTTAGGAATCAACGTTCCTACCGGTAAGGATTCGCTCTCGATGAAACAAAAATATAAAGATGGCGATGTCCTATCTCCGGGAACAGTGATTATCTCGGCAGCTGGTCACTGCGATGATATTTCTAAAGTCGTAGAGCCAGTTTTACAAAAAAATGCCGGCGCGATTTATTATATGAATTTATCACAGGATTCGTTGAAATTAGGAGGTTCTTCTTTTGCTCAGATCTTAAATAAAGTTGGAGACGAGGTCCCTACTATTAAAGATGATAAAAAATTCTCAGAGGCTTTTTACAATCTTCAGGGATTAATAAAGAAGGATATGATTGCTGCCGGTCATGATGTGGCTTCCGGTGGATTGATCACTACCTTGTTAGAAATGTGTTTTGCAGATCAGGAGTTAGGTGCTAACATCGATCTTTCAACTTTAGGCGAAAGCGATCTTGTAAAACTTTTATTCAACGAAAACAGTTCGGTTGTTTTTCAGGCATTCGACGATACTGCTGAAAAAGTTTTGGCAGAGAACGGAATCGAATACTTCAAAATTGGCGAAGTTTCAGAGAATGGTATCCTAACAATTAAAAATAGGGAAGAAACATTGAATTTTGATATTGCGGAATTACGTGATATCTGGTATAAATCTTCGTTTTTATTAGACCAAAAACAAAGCGGAAAAGAAAAAGCGGCAGAACGTTACAACAACTATAAAAATCAGCCACTTTCTTATAAATTCCCAACTAATTTTAGTGGAAAGCTTCCTGAAATAGATCAAAATAAGCCAAAAATTAAGGCGGCGATTATTCGTGAAAAGGGATCCAATTCTGAACGTGAAATGGCGCGTGCGATGCACCTTGCCGGTTTCGATGTAAAAGATGTGCATATGACCGACTTAATTAGCGGTCGTGAAACATTAGAAGACATTCAGTTTATTGCTGCAGTTGGAGGGTTCTCTAACTCTGATGTTTTAGGAAGTGCAAAAGGTTGGGCCGGTGCGTTCCTCTATAACGAAAAAGCTAAAACAGCTTTAGATAATTTTTTCAGAAGAGAAAATACCTTGTCGCTTGGAGTTTGTAACGGTTGCCAGTTATTTATCGAATTAGGATTAATAAATCCTGATCATGAAGAAAAACCGAAAATGTTACATAACGACTCGCATAAGTTTGAATGTAATTTTACTTCTGTAGAAATCGCTCAAAATATTTCGGTGATGCTGGGAAATCTTGCCGGTAGCAAATTAGGAATTTGGGCAGCACACGGGGAAGGTAAGTTTAGCTTTCCTTATCCCGAGGATAAATATAATATCGTTGGAAAATATGGGTTTGAAGGATATCCGGCTAATCCTAATGGATCAGATTTTAATACGGCAATGTTAACCGATGATTCTGGCAGACACCTGGTGATGATGCCGCATTTAGAACGTTCTACATTCTCATGGAACTGGGCATATTACCCAAAAGATCGTAAAGATGATAAAGTAACACCATGGCTTAGCGCATTTGAAAATGCAAGAAAATGGTTAGAAAATAAATAA